In Mercenaria mercenaria strain notata chromosome 14, MADL_Memer_1, whole genome shotgun sequence, the following are encoded in one genomic region:
- the LOC123527644 gene encoding sperm-associated antigen 7 homolog encodes MDLLGSILGSMEKPPSISDAEKKKIKAQKEMLEKQQDRERRKLQEFREQIQKKINNFIKDGTQEKLKFEPMDKTQRAIVHEVADIASLTSFSFGLEEQDRYAMIWKKEFAPSDEELLAYRRDEEWDPEKAKQIAQLKYVLQGTQIHPFWKKLLDQFSFQSFGKI; translated from the exons ATGGATTTACTTGGATCAATTCTCGGTTCTATGGAAAAACCTCCATCTATAAGCGATgctgaaaagaaaaagattaaag ctcagaaagaaatgttagaaaaacagCAAGATAGAGAAAGAAGAAAACTGCAGGAGTTTAGAGAACag AtccagaaaaaaatcaataacttCATAAAAGATGGAACGCAGGAGAAATTGAAGTTTGAGCCAATGGACAAAACTCAAAGAGCTATTGT TCATGAAGTGGCTGATATAGCGAGTTTAACTTCCTTTTCATTTGGCCTTGAGGAGCAGGATAGATATGCAATGATATGGAAAAAG GAGTTTGCACCATCAGATGAGGAGTTACTGGCATACAGGAGAGACGAGGAGTGGGATCCTGAGAAAGCCAAACAAATTGCTCAATTAAAG TATGTCTTACAAGGAACTCAAATTCACCCATTTTGGAAGAAACTTTTAGATCAGTTTTCATTTCAGTCATTTGGCAAGATATAA
- the LOC123526256 gene encoding perlucin-like → MSHLIHVNTNQENIFIKDLLHKTTAGTSWLGLSDMDIEGLWKWYDSNELAGYTDWYPGQPDKGDGEDCAAFADYHSDHAYLWEDYPCDRLHHPVCERNVCAEVTDIVG, encoded by the exons ATGTCGCATCTTATACATGTCAATACCAACCAGGAAAACATCTTTATAAAGGACCTACTTCACAAGACAACAG CTGGTACATCCTGGCTCGGGTTGAGTGATATGGACATAGAAGGACTTTGGAAATGGTACGATAGCAATGAACTGGCCGGATATACAGACTGGTACCCGGGACAGCCAGATAAAGGTGACGGGGAGGACTGCGCTGCGTTTGCAGATTACCATTCTGATCACGCGTATCTATGGGAAGACTACCCCTGTGACCGGCTTCATCATCCGGTCTGTGAAAGGAA TGTGTGTGCTGAAGTGACAGACATCGTTGGgtga